One genomic region from Pseudoduganella dura encodes:
- a CDS encoding LLM class oxidoreductase — MFALDRLTLGVFFPIEAFSGDQPTMLGQERLAGRAEELGYAALWCRDVPLRDPSFGDLGQVYDPWVYLGWIAAQTSEIALATGALVLTLCHPLHTAKGVASVDRLSGNRLVLGIASGDRPVEFPAFAVDFEQRSALFRDNLRVMREALAEQFPRLQSSYGTLSGTADVVPKPITSVPMLVTGHSGQPLEWIAKNADGWITYPRGLQRQAQVAAHWRAAVESAAPGVFTPFVQSFYVDLSDDPDGAPTPIHLGFRAGRHFVVRFLEAARSIGVNHVILNFKYGARNAGDVLEEIGTEILPQLAASQP, encoded by the coding sequence ATATTCGCGCTGGATCGGCTGACGCTCGGTGTGTTTTTCCCGATCGAGGCGTTCTCCGGCGACCAGCCGACGATGCTCGGCCAGGAACGCCTGGCCGGCCGTGCCGAAGAGCTCGGATACGCCGCGCTGTGGTGCCGCGACGTGCCGCTGCGCGACCCAAGCTTCGGCGACCTGGGCCAGGTTTACGATCCGTGGGTCTATCTGGGCTGGATTGCCGCGCAGACGAGCGAGATCGCGCTGGCCACCGGCGCGCTGGTCCTTACCCTGTGTCACCCCTTGCATACGGCCAAGGGCGTGGCCTCGGTCGACCGGCTCTCGGGTAACCGTCTGGTCCTCGGCATTGCCTCCGGCGACCGGCCGGTCGAGTTCCCGGCCTTCGCTGTCGACTTTGAACAGCGCTCCGCCCTCTTCCGCGACAACCTGCGCGTCATGCGCGAGGCCCTCGCCGAGCAGTTCCCGCGGCTCCAGTCGTCCTATGGCACGCTGAGCGGGACCGCGGATGTTGTGCCCAAGCCGATCACGTCCGTGCCGATGCTCGTTACCGGTCACAGCGGGCAGCCGCTGGAATGGATCGCGAAAAATGCGGACGGGTGGATCACCTACCCGCGCGGACTCCAGCGTCAGGCCCAGGTCGCGGCGCACTGGCGCGCCGCAGTGGAAAGCGCGGCGCCCGGTGTCTTCACGCCGTTCGTGCAATCGTTTTATGTCGACCTCAGCGACGATCCGGACGGGGCGCCAACGCCGATCCACCTGGGCTTTCGGGCGGGCCGGCATTTTGTCGTGCGCTTTCTCGAGGCGGCCCGCTCGATCGGCGTCAATCATGTCATCCTCAACTTCAAGTACGGCGCGCGCAACGCCGGGGACGTGCTCGAAGAGATCGGCACGGAGATCCTGCCGCAACTGGCGGCATCCCAGCCCTGA
- a CDS encoding serine hydrolase domain-containing protein, producing the protein MQRIRMPATRQNKLLRRYIGFLLVSAAIAAVLPGCASSRQAVSTTANLSETLKDLAVRHHVCGVTIAVIRHRQSDSVISASGCKPALKVDADSVFQAASLSKPVFAYAVLQLAAQGKLDLDAPVMSYLPQGYRHRFSPLKAEPAELVTDARLSSITARMVLNHTSGLPNWASGPLYFESAPGTAWHYSGEGYLLLQRAVETVTGQPLDRFMAERVFAPLAMHHSSFVLNESIAQRLLPGTKANGTPRTTMALESPLAAFSLYTTAADYGKFLARLLNDADLLAQSTALPVVADASVGLEWGSGWGIERVRDDIHIWHWGNNTGYRAFVIASLRTGDGFVMLTSGENGLELAEPVARKVLGVEHKLFQSSMLGTDIVNLLCNTVRLCF; encoded by the coding sequence ATGCAGCGCATACGCATGCCAGCGACCCGGCAAAATAAGCTGTTACGGCGGTATATCGGTTTTCTGCTCGTGAGTGCGGCTATCGCCGCGGTTTTGCCGGGTTGTGCCTCTTCAAGGCAAGCCGTTTCGACAACGGCGAATCTGTCGGAGACGCTGAAAGATCTCGCGGTCAGGCACCACGTATGCGGCGTAACAATCGCCGTCATCCGGCACCGACAATCCGATTCCGTTATTTCCGCGTCGGGTTGCAAGCCAGCCTTAAAAGTGGATGCGGACAGCGTGTTTCAGGCGGCGTCGCTCAGCAAGCCAGTGTTCGCCTATGCGGTATTGCAGCTCGCAGCGCAGGGAAAGCTGGATCTCGATGCGCCGGTGATGAGCTATCTGCCGCAGGGCTACCGGCACCGGTTCAGTCCTTTGAAAGCGGAGCCTGCCGAGCTCGTGACCGACGCCAGGCTGTCGTCGATCACCGCCCGGATGGTCCTGAACCATACTTCGGGCCTGCCCAACTGGGCTTCCGGCCCGCTGTATTTCGAGTCGGCGCCCGGAACAGCATGGCATTATTCAGGGGAAGGCTACCTGCTGCTGCAGCGCGCCGTGGAAACCGTCACGGGCCAGCCGCTGGACCGGTTCATGGCCGAGCGGGTCTTCGCCCCGCTGGCCATGCACCACAGCAGCTTTGTATTGAACGAAAGCATCGCGCAACGCCTGCTGCCTGGCACCAAGGCGAATGGAACCCCAAGGACGACCATGGCTTTGGAAAGTCCGCTCGCGGCTTTTTCCCTGTACACCACCGCGGCGGATTACGGAAAATTCCTTGCCAGGTTGCTCAACGATGCCGACTTGCTCGCCCAGTCGACCGCATTGCCCGTCGTCGCCGATGCCAGCGTGGGCCTGGAATGGGGATCGGGTTGGGGAATCGAGCGCGTTCGGGACGACATCCATATCTGGCATTGGGGGAACAACACCGGCTATCGCGCCTTCGTCATTGCCTCGCTCCGGACCGGCGATGGCTTCGTGATGCTGACGAGCGGCGAAAACGGATTGGAGCTGGCCGAGCCGGTGGCACGGAAAGTCCTGGGCGTCGAACACAAACTGTTCCAGTCATCCATGCTGGGTACCGACATCGTGAATTTGCTCTGTAACACGGTGCGTCTGTGTTTTTGA
- a CDS encoding TonB-dependent receptor produces MNKQQSGYRALAALCASAVAAPLALAAGADPAPQADDKQASDRIEVVEVTATRTGAVDVQRVPAAITVLKPESLGKYGLGNLNDITDLVPAMTVQQQATGVNNITMRGLVVRGIVPSEVQDASLVAVYIDEMPVTLKSANPDLKVLDLQRIEVLQGPQGTLFGAGSMAGTVRQITQKPEFNELFGSVKAVGSRTSGFGGGNHNLRGSVNVPLKNAALALRLTGYTGKDSGFIRNQLTGRTTNGVSTNQGRAALRLQATRDLLIDASVTASNIKGGINDAYADLAPYTTIALLPEVGNDKLQLYNLTVNYELGQAKLVSSTSYLHRDTLYVTSAQYPATAFIFGGQDPLMQSAYTIGNKLADFAQEFRLQSTAGGPLKWTAGAFFEKGSRDTLQDQPTTGFDARYAATRNFPGYSSQANDLASTPDNYFSGRQYIDSRQVALFAEATYTLWGDGTNSGLDLTAGLRLFRGTQDFDLKFTGLFGNLSTATPAVPTGVPALANSSATARGANPRFAAAYRVNQDHTLYASAGKGFRYGGNNQPVPFNFCGINAPSTFAPDSLWNFEVGSKNTLFDRRMTFNASAYRIDWDDVQVFNRLPCTYYFTQNAGKIRSEGLELETAIKITRRTSIGINASLNHATATDTVQTGIAAQNIPAGARVPYAPKFAASASASYSIPLPNNDEVGVSATYAHRGEAYTNFAREQGSYAQIPSSNTVNATVTYRTRGYEVGLFGTNLTNGAKVSDVTPNTIAIQPGNTLYMVRPRTVGLRVTARF; encoded by the coding sequence ATGAACAAGCAACAATCCGGTTATCGCGCGCTCGCCGCGCTGTGCGCCAGCGCAGTCGCGGCTCCCCTCGCCCTGGCAGCCGGCGCCGATCCCGCGCCCCAGGCAGACGACAAGCAGGCCTCCGACCGGATCGAGGTCGTCGAAGTGACGGCCACCCGCACCGGTGCCGTCGATGTCCAGCGGGTCCCCGCTGCCATCACGGTACTGAAGCCGGAAAGCCTCGGCAAGTATGGCCTGGGCAACCTGAACGATATCACCGACCTGGTGCCGGCGATGACGGTGCAGCAGCAGGCCACTGGCGTCAACAACATCACGATGCGCGGCCTGGTCGTGCGCGGGATCGTGCCTTCCGAGGTGCAGGATGCCTCGCTGGTGGCGGTGTACATCGATGAAATGCCCGTCACGCTGAAATCGGCCAATCCCGACCTGAAGGTGCTGGACCTGCAACGCATCGAAGTGCTGCAGGGACCGCAGGGCACGCTGTTCGGCGCCGGCTCGATGGCCGGCACAGTGCGCCAGATTACGCAAAAGCCGGAGTTCAACGAGCTGTTCGGCTCCGTCAAGGCGGTGGGCTCCCGTACGTCCGGCTTCGGCGGCGGCAACCACAACCTGCGCGGCAGCGTCAACGTGCCGTTGAAGAACGCTGCACTGGCGCTGCGCCTGACCGGCTATACGGGCAAGGATTCCGGTTTCATCCGCAACCAGCTCACGGGCCGCACCACGAATGGCGTCTCCACCAACCAGGGCCGCGCGGCATTGCGGCTGCAGGCCACGCGTGACTTGCTGATCGACGCGAGCGTGACCGCGTCCAACATCAAGGGCGGCATCAACGACGCCTATGCGGACCTGGCGCCGTACACCACCATCGCCCTGCTGCCCGAAGTGGGCAACGACAAGCTGCAGCTGTATAACCTGACCGTCAACTACGAGCTGGGCCAGGCGAAGCTGGTCTCGTCCACGTCGTACCTGCACCGCGACACGCTGTACGTCACATCGGCCCAGTATCCGGCCACCGCGTTCATCTTCGGCGGCCAGGACCCGCTGATGCAGTCGGCCTACACGATCGGCAACAAGCTGGCCGACTTCGCGCAGGAGTTCCGCCTGCAGTCGACGGCCGGCGGTCCGTTGAAGTGGACCGCCGGCGCGTTCTTTGAAAAGGGCTCGCGCGATACACTGCAGGACCAGCCCACCACCGGCTTCGACGCCCGCTACGCCGCCACCCGCAACTTCCCCGGCTACAGCTCTCAGGCCAACGACCTGGCCAGCACGCCGGACAATTATTTTTCGGGCCGCCAGTACATCGATTCCCGCCAGGTCGCCCTGTTCGCGGAAGCCACCTACACATTGTGGGGCGACGGGACGAACAGCGGGCTCGACCTGACGGCCGGCCTGCGCCTGTTCCGCGGCACGCAGGATTTCGACCTGAAGTTCACGGGCCTGTTCGGCAATCTCTCCACCGCCACGCCGGCCGTGCCCACAGGCGTGCCGGCGCTGGCCAACAGCAGCGCCACCGCGCGCGGCGCCAATCCGCGCTTCGCGGCCGCATACCGTGTGAACCAGGACCATACGCTGTACGCTTCCGCCGGCAAGGGCTTCCGCTATGGCGGGAACAACCAGCCGGTGCCGTTCAACTTCTGCGGCATCAATGCCCCGTCGACGTTCGCGCCGGACAGCCTGTGGAATTTCGAAGTGGGCTCGAAGAATACACTGTTCGACCGGCGCATGACCTTCAACGCCAGCGCCTACCGGATCGACTGGGATGACGTGCAGGTGTTCAACCGCTTGCCCTGCACATACTACTTTACGCAGAACGCCGGCAAGATCCGCAGCGAAGGCCTGGAACTGGAAACGGCGATCAAGATCACGCGCCGCACGTCGATCGGCATCAATGCATCGCTGAACCACGCAACGGCCACCGACACGGTGCAGACCGGCATTGCCGCGCAAAACATCCCGGCCGGCGCCCGCGTGCCGTATGCGCCGAAGTTCGCTGCCAGCGCCAGCGCCAGCTACAGCATCCCGCTGCCGAACAACGACGAAGTGGGCGTTTCCGCCACCTATGCGCACCGGGGCGAGGCGTACACGAACTTCGCGCGCGAACAGGGCAGCTATGCGCAGATCCCGTCGTCGAACACGGTGAACGCCACGGTGACGTACCGCACGCGCGGCTATGAGGTGGGCCTGTTCGGCACCAATCTCACCAACGGCGCCAAGGTCAGCGACGTGACACCGAACACCATCGCGATCCAGCCGGGCAACACCTTGTACATGGTGCGCCCGCGTACCGTGGGCCTGCGCGTTACCGCGCGTTTCTGA